In Ruminococcaceae bacterium BL-6, a genomic segment contains:
- a CDS encoding conserved protein of unknown function (Evidence 4 : Unknown function but conserved in other organisms), protein MGKGKPPAVAAFRYVAIRAPDWRPDKGEPKKDRAGRAGMKAALPKAEETGLRAGVFPMPCFLGITIISITAYAWPLHMLKKNTGKAIGTGLCKPVPIAQIYLVEGNK, encoded by the coding sequence ATGGGAAAAGGAAAGCCGCCGGCTGTGGCGGCTTTCCGGTATGTAGCCATCCGGGCGCCCGATTGGCGCCCGGACAAAGGAGAACCTAAAAAGGATCGGGCAGGCAGAGCCGGGATGAAAGCGGCTCTGCCGAAAGCGGAGGAAACAGGTCTTAGGGCTGGCGTTTTCCCGATGCCCTGTTTTTTAGGGATAACTATTATTTCCATTACAGCTTATGCATGGCCGCTGCATATGTTGAAGAAAAACACCGGGAAAGCAATCGGCACAGGCCTGTGTAAGCCTGTGCCGATTGCGCAAATTTATCTTGTAGAAGGAAACAAATAA
- a CDS encoding Uncharacterized 52.8 kDa protein in TAR-I ttuC' 3'region, giving the protein MSESLGYLLQGFAAAATWYNLLYCLIGVAFGMMVGVLPGLGPSAGTALLLPLTFGMGPASSIIMLAGIYYGAMYGGTITSVLVNIPGESASVITCMEGYPLAQKGRAGVALGVAAIGSFVGGTIAMIGLVFVGPFVASQALKFGPPEYFCLMVMGMTMVVGLMGKSLVKGMTSAFLGLALSLVGLDNSSGIARFTLGTDYLLSGLDFICLAIGLFGLSEIFLSLETDLHSEVTIPPIKGLFPTKEERPIVTKSILRGTVLGFLIGLVPGTNSVIPTILSYSLEKKLSKHPEKFGTGVVEGVSGPETANNAYCGGSLIPLFTLGIPTSPTIAILLGAFVMHGLQPGPMLFQENPDVVWAVIASMFIGNTLLLFMNLPMAGFWAKLTHVPNRIMFPIIIVLCLVGTYSINNSVMDVVMTFLFGILGYLMKKGDFPIAPIILTFVLGDIMESTLVQSMTMFRGDAAQFVQRPICAVMLLITAAVLVVSILTTAKRRATYGDEEIEM; this is encoded by the coding sequence TTGTCAGAATCACTAGGATACTTACTGCAGGGATTCGCCGCGGCGGCAACCTGGTATAATCTGCTGTACTGCCTGATCGGCGTCGCTTTCGGCATGATGGTCGGCGTGCTGCCGGGCCTCGGCCCTTCCGCCGGAACAGCACTGCTGCTGCCCCTGACCTTCGGCATGGGCCCCGCCAGTTCCATCATCATGCTGGCGGGAATTTATTACGGAGCCATGTACGGCGGGACTATCACCTCTGTCTTGGTCAACATCCCGGGCGAATCCGCTTCCGTCATCACCTGTATGGAAGGTTATCCGCTCGCCCAGAAAGGCAGGGCCGGCGTCGCGCTCGGCGTAGCCGCAATCGGCTCGTTTGTCGGCGGCACGATCGCCATGATAGGGCTGGTGTTCGTCGGGCCGTTTGTCGCCTCTCAGGCTTTGAAGTTCGGGCCGCCCGAATATTTCTGCCTGATGGTGATGGGTATGACCATGGTGGTCGGCCTTATGGGGAAATCACTTGTCAAAGGCATGACCTCGGCCTTTCTGGGCCTTGCGCTTTCCCTGGTGGGGCTTGATAATTCCAGCGGTATCGCCAGATTTACGCTGGGAACGGACTATCTTTTAAGCGGGCTCGATTTTATCTGCCTTGCCATCGGCCTGTTCGGCCTGTCGGAAATCTTCCTTTCGCTGGAAACCGACCTTCATTCCGAAGTGACCATACCGCCCATCAAGGGGCTTTTCCCGACAAAGGAGGAACGCCCCATTGTCACCAAGTCCATCCTCCGCGGAACCGTTCTGGGCTTTCTGATCGGCCTGGTGCCCGGCACAAACTCCGTCATCCCCACCATTTTGAGCTATTCGCTGGAAAAGAAGCTGTCGAAGCATCCTGAAAAATTCGGCACCGGCGTGGTGGAGGGCGTCTCCGGCCCCGAAACAGCCAACAATGCCTACTGTGGCGGTTCCCTAATCCCGCTGTTCACGCTGGGGATCCCAACCTCCCCCACGATCGCGATCCTGCTCGGCGCGTTTGTCATGCACGGCCTTCAGCCGGGCCCCATGCTGTTCCAGGAAAATCCCGACGTGGTCTGGGCCGTCATCGCGAGCATGTTCATCGGGAATACGCTCCTCTTATTCATGAATCTCCCCATGGCGGGATTCTGGGCCAAACTGACCCATGTTCCCAACCGGATCATGTTCCCCATCATCATTGTGCTGTGCCTCGTTGGGACATACAGCATCAACAACAGTGTTATGGATGTCGTCATGACCTTCCTGTTCGGCATCCTCGGTTACCTGATGAAAAAGGGAGACTTCCCGATCGCTCCGATCATCCTGACCTTTGTGCTGGGCGACATTATGGAGTCCACACTGGTTCAGTCCATGACCATGTTCCGCGGGGATGCCGCGCAGTTCGTGCAGCGCCCGATCTGCGCCGTGATGCTCCTCATCACAGCGGCCGTCCTGGTGGTGAGCATCCTTACCACGGCAAAGCGCAGAGCGACCTACGGCGATGAGGAAATCGAGATGTGA
- a CDS encoding membrane protein of unknown function (Evidence 5 : Unknown function), translated as MSTWVSAFLVVFSILSFFAEAKKEGIALNQIFPKGAGLKNMIVTWAALLVFLALVTITGFLPAAAIMLFLLFSLGYSWKRAVALSVIVAALCYVVFKILLQVPLPVGIFGI; from the coding sequence ATGTCCACCTGGGTAAGCGCCTTTCTGGTCGTGTTCTCCATCCTCTCCTTCTTCGCCGAAGCGAAAAAGGAAGGAATCGCACTGAATCAAATTTTTCCGAAAGGCGCGGGCCTGAAAAATATGATAGTCACATGGGCGGCCCTTCTGGTTTTCCTTGCCCTGGTAACCATAACCGGATTTCTACCCGCCGCCGCGATCATGCTTTTCCTGCTTTTCTCGTTGGGGTACAGCTGGAAACGCGCGGTCGCCCTTTCCGTCATTGTGGCGGCCCTGTGCTATGTGGTCTTCAAAATTCTGCTGCAGGTTCCGCTGCCGGTTGGAATATTCGGAATTTAG
- a CDS encoding conserved exported protein of unknown function (Evidence 4 : Unknown function but conserved in other organisms), whose protein sequence is MKKAACMVFSLLMILSLLSCSAKPSTSTQASGSKAAEADINWPTKPITILVPWSAGGGSDLCVRTLVPYLENELGTSITVVNKTGANGWIAWNELAKAAPDGYTMAQFNIPAFYAGYLDPQQNRKENLESFRTIANQISDWGTMVVKKGDKRFSSAKDLVEYAKTHELLAGDAGKGSNKHMVTESLKKAIPGLKLVPVHQSGWNDNYAALLGGHIDVAWGSVGETLSAYKSGEVDILCVFAPKRSEVLPDVPTYNELKLSSEVLSPSDRGFFMPAGVDEKVYAKISKAFEKAIQNPEHIQKMKDMGMVVNYIGGDEYAAYAKKCEQDVAAMADVMGWK, encoded by the coding sequence ATGAAAAAAGCAGCTTGTATGGTTTTTTCCCTGCTGATGATCTTATCGCTTCTGTCCTGCTCCGCCAAACCCTCCACATCTACTCAGGCTTCCGGTTCCAAAGCCGCTGAAGCCGACATTAACTGGCCGACCAAGCCCATCACGATTCTGGTGCCGTGGTCGGCGGGCGGCGGCTCCGACCTGTGCGTGCGCACGCTGGTCCCCTACCTGGAAAATGAGCTCGGGACATCCATCACCGTAGTCAACAAGACCGGAGCCAACGGCTGGATTGCCTGGAACGAGCTTGCCAAGGCCGCGCCCGACGGCTATACCATGGCGCAGTTCAATATTCCCGCTTTTTACGCCGGATATCTCGACCCTCAGCAGAATCGCAAGGAAAATCTGGAATCGTTCCGTACGATCGCGAACCAGATCAGCGACTGGGGCACGATGGTCGTAAAAAAAGGCGATAAACGTTTTTCCAGTGCAAAAGATCTGGTGGAGTACGCCAAAACCCATGAGTTGCTGGCCGGGGATGCCGGAAAGGGCAGCAACAAGCACATGGTGACGGAAAGCTTGAAAAAGGCTATTCCGGGTCTCAAGCTGGTACCCGTCCATCAGTCGGGATGGAACGACAACTACGCCGCTCTTCTCGGCGGACATATCGACGTCGCCTGGGGTTCCGTTGGCGAAACGCTCTCGGCCTACAAGAGCGGAGAGGTCGATATTCTGTGCGTGTTCGCACCCAAGCGTTCCGAGGTGCTCCCCGACGTTCCCACCTACAACGAGCTGAAACTGAGCAGCGAGGTCCTTTCCCCTTCCGACCGCGGATTCTTTATGCCTGCCGGCGTAGATGAAAAGGTGTATGCCAAAATTTCCAAGGCATTTGAAAAAGCGATCCAGAATCCCGAGCATATTCAGAAAATGAAAGACATGGGAATGGTAGTCAACTATATAGGCGGGGACGAATATGCCGCCTATGCGAAAAAATGCGAACAGGACGTGGCAGCCATGGCCGACGTAATGGGCTGGAAATAA
- a CDS encoding 3-phosphoglycerate dehydrogenase, whose amino-acid sequence MAKKILGLVGRFDNNMIREVTRLLPNQFELELISPEDDHSKLRNIHYMITRQMLINREVISAAPKLEVIQRWGSGYDKVDVACATERGIPVLIAAGVNAVSVSEHAVLLMLAVLRRITLADRSVHRGTWLIPEILEQARTLSGKTVGLVGFGNIARLVAEKVNVFGAKVQYYDLVRGTARQEQDLRASYVSLDTLMGTSDIVSIHVPLTAQTEGLIGREEIGRMKPEAVLINTARGKIVDEQALADALEGNRLSGAGIDTFANEPVESGNRLLTFENVICTPHIGGSTLDNHAFCARHCMNNLMDALEGREFSKRDLVNPEYKVHSL is encoded by the coding sequence ATGGCAAAAAAAATTTTAGGTCTGGTCGGAAGATTCGACAACAATATGATCCGGGAGGTAACCCGGCTTCTGCCGAATCAATTTGAACTGGAATTGATTTCACCCGAAGACGATCACAGCAAACTCAGAAACATCCACTATATGATCACCCGGCAGATGCTGATCAACCGCGAGGTTATTTCCGCCGCCCCCAAGCTGGAAGTAATCCAGAGGTGGGGCTCTGGATATGACAAGGTGGATGTCGCATGCGCGACAGAGCGGGGAATCCCCGTTCTGATTGCCGCGGGCGTTAATGCCGTTTCCGTTTCGGAACATGCGGTTCTGCTGATGCTGGCGGTCCTGCGCCGCATCACCCTGGCGGACCGCTCCGTTCACCGCGGTACCTGGCTAATTCCCGAAATTCTGGAACAGGCCCGCACGCTCAGCGGAAAAACCGTGGGCCTTGTCGGTTTCGGAAATATCGCGCGCCTGGTCGCGGAAAAAGTAAACGTTTTCGGCGCAAAGGTCCAGTATTATGACCTGGTCCGGGGCACCGCACGGCAGGAGCAGGATCTGCGGGCCTCTTATGTCTCCCTGGATACCCTGATGGGAACCTCGGACATCGTCAGCATCCATGTTCCGCTGACCGCCCAGACGGAGGGTCTGATCGGAAGGGAAGAGATCGGCAGAATGAAACCGGAAGCCGTTCTCATCAACACAGCCCGCGGAAAAATTGTGGATGAACAGGCTTTGGCCGACGCACTGGAAGGAAATCGGCTGAGCGGTGCCGGGATCGATACGTTCGCAAACGAGCCCGTTGAATCCGGCAACCGCCTGCTGACTTTTGAGAATGTAATCTGCACTCCGCATATCGGGGGCTCCACGCTCGATAATCATGCGTTTTGTGCACGGCACTGCATGAACAATCTGATGGATGCCCTGGAAGGGAGGGAGTTTTCAAAGCGCGACTTGGTAAATCCAGAGTATAAAGTTCACTCTTTATAA
- a CDS encoding 4-hydroxy-2-oxovalerate aldolase — MQLLDCTLRDGANVVGKGFSAELTDMMLSGLIRSGIKVIEYGNSGGIGAYEVAKFIAPLTDREYLDLARPYLKKAEIGMFLNAKRYREKSVALAAENGLSFLRIGADAGDAAIALEPLAKVKEYGLKARYSMMKAYLLTPEQLAEEAKLLESKGLDEITIMDSAGTMTPEQAARYSEALSHALSIPVGFHGHNNLGLSIANALAAAEHGARVIDCGLLGMARSAGNIPTEAAAAVLQHTGLLEPGIDLYGLLRFLDEELIPAMKLHDYRPAITPIELILGYSGCHSSFLKLFTRIAAEKKVSLYRLIVEVSAQNRKNPSEELILSVAETLPEER, encoded by the coding sequence ATGCAATTGTTGGATTGTACTTTAAGAGACGGTGCCAATGTGGTCGGAAAAGGCTTTTCGGCCGAGCTGACCGACATGATGCTGTCCGGCCTGATCCGCAGCGGAATCAAAGTGATCGAATACGGGAATTCCGGCGGAATCGGCGCATATGAGGTAGCCAAATTCATCGCACCGCTCACCGACCGGGAATACCTGGATCTGGCCCGTCCCTATCTGAAAAAAGCGGAAATCGGAATGTTCCTGAACGCAAAGCGCTACCGTGAAAAGAGCGTCGCCCTTGCCGCGGAAAACGGCCTTTCATTTTTGCGGATCGGCGCGGATGCAGGCGACGCCGCCATTGCGCTGGAGCCGCTCGCCAAGGTGAAGGAATACGGGCTGAAAGCGCGCTATTCCATGATGAAAGCCTATCTTTTGACTCCGGAACAACTGGCGGAGGAAGCGAAGCTGCTGGAATCCAAAGGTCTTGACGAGATTACCATCATGGATTCGGCCGGCACCATGACACCGGAGCAGGCTGCCCGGTATTCGGAGGCTCTTTCACACGCCCTTTCCATCCCCGTCGGATTCCACGGGCACAACAATCTGGGCCTCTCGATTGCAAATGCACTGGCGGCGGCGGAACACGGCGCCCGGGTGATCGACTGCGGGCTGCTCGGCATGGCACGCAGCGCCGGAAACATTCCCACCGAGGCCGCCGCCGCGGTCCTGCAGCACACAGGACTGCTGGAACCCGGGATCGACCTGTATGGACTTCTGCGCTTCCTGGACGAAGAGCTGATCCCGGCCATGAAGCTTCATGATTACCGGCCCGCCATCACGCCCATCGAGCTGATTCTGGGCTATTCCGGCTGTCACTCCAGCTTCCTGAAGCTGTTCACCCGGATCGCCGCGGAAAAGAAGGTCAGCCTTTACCGCCTGATCGTCGAAGTGTCTGCCCAAAATCGAAAAAATCCGTCGGAAGAGCTGATTCTGTCCGTAGCGGAAACTCTGCCCGAAGAGCGATAA
- a CDS encoding Lactate dehydrogenase has translation MSKTCVSISDLTECCLKILHSAGVPEQDADLLTDTLLDAEICGIESHGLIRLPAYIRRIRQGLISPVPEITVSERDCALSIDGGDGLGQVVAHRAMQECVAGAKKHGACFAAVRNSNHFGAASYFSRMAAREGCIGFACTAAGPAMAPFGGMEPLLGTDPFAVSFPVRGHVPFTLDIAVSAVAKGKIRIFEREGKCLPRGWALNKYGNDTTDPAAAISGSLLPMAGHKGYGIAMVIEAFCCLLSGARLSCESEGMFDSHGKAGTGHFFGAFDIAHFTDPEQFEWRGGEWFEKIKNSKTRSGVKQILIPGELEESRRNGGPDSLLLSEATYSKILDLNKDGQ, from the coding sequence GTGTCAAAAACTTGCGTTTCCATTTCCGACCTGACCGAATGTTGTCTGAAAATCCTGCACAGTGCCGGAGTGCCCGAGCAGGATGCCGATCTTCTGACTGACACGCTGCTCGATGCGGAAATCTGCGGCATCGAATCCCACGGGCTGATCCGGCTGCCCGCCTATATCCGAAGAATCCGCCAGGGCCTGATCTCCCCGGTGCCGGAGATCACCGTTTCCGAGAGGGACTGCGCCCTTTCCATCGACGGGGGAGACGGCCTTGGGCAGGTGGTGGCGCACCGGGCGATGCAGGAATGTGTGGCGGGGGCGAAAAAACACGGGGCCTGTTTTGCGGCCGTACGCAATTCCAACCATTTTGGGGCCGCCTCTTATTTTTCCAGAATGGCGGCGCGGGAAGGGTGCATCGGTTTCGCGTGCACGGCGGCCGGCCCCGCGATGGCACCGTTCGGCGGCATGGAGCCCCTGCTCGGCACCGACCCGTTCGCCGTTTCCTTTCCCGTAAGGGGACACGTCCCTTTTACCCTGGACATCGCCGTCAGTGCGGTGGCAAAAGGAAAGATCCGCATTTTCGAACGGGAAGGAAAATGCCTTCCGCGCGGCTGGGCGCTCAACAAATACGGCAACGATACGACCGACCCTGCGGCGGCGATTTCCGGCAGCCTGCTGCCCATGGCGGGCCATAAAGGATACGGGATCGCAATGGTGATCGAGGCTTTCTGCTGCCTGCTCAGCGGAGCGCGGCTGAGCTGCGAATCCGAGGGGATGTTCGACTCGCACGGCAAAGCGGGCACCGGCCACTTTTTCGGCGCGTTCGACATCGCCCATTTCACCGACCCGGAGCAGTTCGAGTGGCGCGGCGGAGAATGGTTCGAGAAAATCAAAAATTCCAAGACCCGCTCCGGCGTGAAACAGATCCTGATCCCCGGCGAGCTGGAGGAATCCCGAAGAAACGGCGGCCCGGATTCCCTTCTTCTTTCGGAGGCGACCTATTCTAAAATTCTGGATCTGAACAAAGACGGTCAATAA
- a CDS encoding HD_domain domain-containing protein, with product MERQQILALLPEILEIRSEKLRDQTVSAFQLAIKEGGWSDEDVLHAPVSISRGNCDVGLIEHIRDVTQAVLRNYLFLDKYFVRHGKRVDRDILICGALTHDLGKFTEYAMESGRAVHGKTGDLLRHPLSGAILAAKAGLPDEVVHIIAVHSFEGDRSFRTAEADFIRDMDLFVFRCSTLGLSQK from the coding sequence ATGGAACGGCAACAAATTTTAGCGCTTTTGCCCGAGATTCTGGAGATCAGGTCGGAAAAGCTGCGCGACCAGACTGTTTCGGCCTTTCAGCTTGCGATCAAAGAGGGCGGCTGGAGCGACGAGGATGTCCTCCATGCGCCGGTAAGCATCAGCCGGGGAAACTGCGACGTCGGCCTGATCGAGCACATCCGCGATGTGACGCAGGCGGTGCTTCGGAACTATCTGTTTCTGGACAAATACTTTGTGCGTCACGGAAAGCGGGTTGACCGGGATATCCTGATCTGCGGCGCACTGACACACGACCTGGGCAAGTTCACGGAGTATGCGATGGAAAGCGGGAGGGCCGTCCACGGGAAAACCGGGGATCTGCTCCGCCACCCGCTTTCGGGCGCGATTCTGGCGGCGAAAGCCGGCCTGCCCGACGAAGTGGTCCATATCATTGCCGTCCATTCGTTTGAAGGGGACCGTTCGTTCCGGACCGCGGAGGCTGATTTCATCCGGGACATGGATCTGTTTGTCTTCCGCTGTTCCACGCTCGGTCTATCACAAAAATAG
- a CDS encoding LysR family transcriptional regulator has protein sequence MSFLSLNYFLVAAEEMNITKAAQRLYITQQSLSSHIQRLEEHYGVRLFERKPALKLTVAGEYMVTFANRILFLEKQMVSQFSELSEKNIGRLTVGFSRSRSRIFMPDIWSLYHAQYPNIDVVLVDALTVQFDEMLQDGKIDLYIGVDAPEESNTCCTHLVQERLYCIMSEELLKKCLPGTWKQFLVNARSGLDLNCIRNFPFIMLPPNNRFRARVDRYFSSIGVIPHIVFETSQHEMIYALCRQSYGVGLISQMYLYQPLKQPEEKGAFYVFPIKNNIGSSTIDLVYRFSNPMPKYIRAFLDSVEAVFQTYTDSVDSMIEKATGICAAEG, from the coding sequence ATGAGTTTTCTCAGCCTGAATTATTTTCTGGTTGCCGCGGAAGAGATGAATATCACAAAAGCGGCGCAGCGCCTTTACATTACCCAGCAGTCGCTCAGCTCCCACATACAGCGGCTGGAAGAGCACTATGGAGTTCGCCTTTTCGAGCGGAAGCCGGCATTGAAGCTGACGGTGGCCGGCGAATATATGGTGACGTTCGCAAACCGGATTCTGTTCTTGGAAAAGCAGATGGTTTCTCAGTTTTCGGAGCTTTCCGAAAAAAATATCGGCCGGCTCACCGTGGGGTTTTCCCGCTCCCGTTCCAGAATTTTTATGCCGGATATCTGGTCGCTGTACCATGCCCAATATCCCAACATCGATGTGGTGCTGGTAGACGCGCTGACCGTACAGTTCGACGAGATGCTTCAGGATGGGAAGATCGACCTTTATATCGGGGTGGATGCGCCCGAAGAATCCAATACCTGCTGTACGCACCTTGTCCAGGAACGGCTTTACTGCATTATGAGCGAGGAGCTTCTGAAGAAATGCCTGCCCGGCACCTGGAAGCAGTTTTTGGTGAACGCCCGGAGCGGGCTGGACCTGAACTGTATCCGGAATTTTCCATTTATCATGCTGCCGCCGAACAACCGGTTCCGTGCCCGGGTCGACCGTTATTTTTCCTCGATCGGCGTGATCCCTCACATCGTGTTTGAAACCAGCCAGCATGAGATGATTTATGCCCTTTGCCGGCAGTCATACGGCGTGGGCCTGATCTCGCAGATGTACCTGTACCAGCCGCTGAAGCAGCCCGAAGAAAAAGGGGCCTTTTATGTGTTTCCGATCAAAAACAATATCGGCTCCAGCACGATCGACCTTGTCTATCGGTTCAGCAACCCCATGCCGAAATATATCCGGGCCTTTCTGGATTCAGTGGAAGCCGTATTTCAGACGTATACGGATTCGGTGGATTCCATGATAGAAAAAGCGACCGGAATCTGTGCCGCCGAAGGATAA
- a CDS encoding protein of unknown function (Evidence 5 : Unknown function), whose product MKKRGCAETDAATGPTGPTGPTGPTGPTGGTGPTGPTGPTGPTGPGSELSGLQVQLQGSSGGTVATGTNVLFDTTVNAPSANITYNAGVGNFFITQPGNYYISWWVNTDGAEAATNVSFGIRVVAGGAQTVLASSPSPVVTLQLNGSALLTVTTVPLVFNLFNNSGATVTYGTSPIQANLTIVEVV is encoded by the coding sequence GTGAAAAAGCGCGGTTGTGCAGAAACGGATGCCGCTACTGGTCCCACCGGCCCAACCGGCCCCACAGGGCCTACGGGTCCGACGGGCGGCACGGGTCCCACCGGCCCGACCGGCCCCACAGGGCCTACGGGCCCTGGTTCCGAGCTTTCCGGCCTGCAGGTTCAGCTGCAGGGCAGCAGCGGCGGCACGGTCGCGACCGGTACCAACGTCCTGTTCGATACCACCGTCAACGCTCCCTCCGCTAACATCACCTACAACGCGGGAGTCGGAAACTTCTTCATCACTCAGCCGGGCAATTATTATATTTCCTGGTGGGTCAACACAGACGGCGCCGAAGCGGCAACCAACGTTTCGTTCGGCATCCGGGTCGTCGCCGGAGGCGCCCAGACGGTTCTGGCTTCTTCGCCTTCGCCGGTCGTCACGCTTCAGCTCAACGGAAGCGCCCTGCTCACCGTAACGACCGTCCCGCTGGTCTTCAACCTGTTCAACAACAGCGGCGCGACAGTCACTTACGGCACGTCGCCCATTCAGGCCAATCTGACCATCGTGGAAGTCGTCTAA
- a CDS encoding conserved protein of unknown function (Evidence 4 : Unknown function but conserved in other organisms) translates to MKEAGKSSAQPEANEIREDDLVQIEEIQIDTSLPPEQRMRDYLKKVKNPYAFRCGQITVRLCFDPDGKGLGDLLRDYFIKKQADGSFME, encoded by the coding sequence ATGAAAGAGGCGGGAAAATCTTCGGCTCAGCCGGAGGCGAATGAAATCCGGGAGGACGATCTGGTGCAGATCGAAGAGATTCAGATCGACACATCGCTTCCGCCGGAACAGCGGATGAGGGATTATTTGAAGAAGGTCAAAAATCCGTATGCGTTCCGGTGCGGGCAGATCACGGTGCGGCTCTGTTTCGACCCGGACGGAAAGGGGCTGGGCGATCTGCTTCGGGACTATTTTATCAAAAAGCAGGCCGACGGCTCCTTTATGGAGTGA